One window of Delphinus delphis chromosome 12, mDelDel1.2, whole genome shotgun sequence genomic DNA carries:
- the ETAA1 gene encoding ewing's tumor-associated antigen 1 isoform X1: MSRRRKYADSPGLKNTPRKAAATEECSSVVQTGKRRLRSARGSGPCGAGERPLRPLPQQEQPPVAASCSKSNPEGETWAAGSPWASAPQLQRPARDQETPGAEMYETPKRMLQMDLLSSAFSSPNDPDGQNDIFWDQNSPMTKQLGKGRKKRIYTTDSDEISHIVNRIAPQDEKPTTDSMLGVWIGATAIPCTPSVAKGKSRAKLSCTKLKSQNQEEELMKLAKQFDKNMEELDVIQEQNKRNHDLIQMISEAETLNNYRDNVQMQLLHDIVPEIDNAMIKKPVKENRIFVVNDQNSSQKPFDQNAEAAFIAIFDGSTQKCSGQLSQDLSDAFLSTSSTTFGKKNALKEENIITNETLVTEKLPNKTQGSLSHQVDNPGMTKSYVTSCTKEPGAFNKHSDTFTTSDFEDDWENLLSNEPFVMQNIEMSELFAAPETAQITDQKEICTFNSKNGKSKSGMNTSLDTRLRDSKILQDLPSKTWNSELTDAAKYRFSPKPNDKPNKFSSTGNKMKLEKSFNTIVVQDKIQECAVASNLAKVNEDTHIKFTSNVNASEKKSTLNPGCSNEQKNKSIFNQSLKAPTNVEPLGSATLGNKTSVCNPNQTNVSKLRSFFDDWNDTSFTNEIVKACHHLENTWEADDVDDDLLYQACDDIERLTQEQDIRVDSKTSESVFGINNSSKHGAKNVFTTPKQGSPLVQSEHLNLNSVSVQTSSLTDSLQINKSMKMEKREICGNSPGFLGATTNLTIYSKNSNCQINNLHVSWNNTDVPKQVNSSKSVLTGSSSLNVSSDHMSTEIAANKKKLSTPHLSHSTVTDEAQSDLNRAVRFSKYMFTKIKNSQILSQFNNNCITGSISGTKITQGLQKNKTVNPLCGKAVQQQSLGKFSESLKQTSKEEEEKNRKYSPEEIQRKRQEALVRRMAKAQASSVKKDSSHLT; this comes from the exons ATGAGTCGGCGAAGGAAATATGCGGACAGCCCTGGCCTGAAGAACACGCCGCGCAAAGCGGCGGCGACTGAGGAATGCAGCTCGGTGGTCCAAACGGGGAAGAGGCGGCTGAGGTCGGCCCGCGGttcagggccctgtggggctggAGAGAGGCCTCTCCGGCCTCTGCCGCAGCAAGAGCAGCCGCCAGTAGCCGCTTCGTGCAGTAAAAGTAACCCCGAGGGTGAGACGTGGGCAGCGGGGTCTCCCTGGGCTTCGGCGCCGCAGCTTCAGAGGCCAGCTCGTGACCAGGAAACCCCGGGTGCAG AAATGTATGAAACACCAAAGAGAATGCTGCAGATGGATTTATTGTCATCTGCCTTCAGTTCTCCTAATGATCCAGATGGACAGAATGATATCTTTTGGGATCAGAATTCTCCAATGACGAAACAGTTAG gtaaaggaagaaaaaagcggATTTACACCACAGATAGTGATGAAATCTCACATATTGTTAATCGCATTGCTCCTCAG GATGAGAAACCAACAACAGACTCCATGCTGGGCGTGTGGATTGGTGCAACTGCTATTCCTTGCACTCCTAGTGTAGCAAAAGGAAAATCAAGAGCAAAACTCAGCTGCACAAA gTTAAAATCACAAAATCAGGAGGAGGAACTTATGAAATTGGCTAAgcaatttgataaaaatatggaAGAGCTAGATGTGATTCAAGAGCAAAACAAGAGAAATCATGATCTTATCCAGATGATTTCAGAAGCAGAGACTTTAAATAATTACAGAGATAATGTACAGATGCAGTTACTACATGATATAGTTCCTGAAATAGATAATGCTATGATAAAGAAGCCAGTGAAAGAAAACAGGATATTTGTGGTAAATGATCAAAACAGCAGTCAGAAGCCATTTGACCAAAATGCTGAAGCAGCCTTTATCGCCATTTTTGATGGTTCTACTCAGAAATGTAGTGGACAGTTAAGCCAAGATCTGTCAGATGCTTTCTTGAGCACCAGTAGTACTACCTTTGGAAAGAAAAACGCTTTGAAAGAGGAGAACATCATTACTAATGAAACTCTGGTCACTGAAAAACTACCAAATAAAACCCAAGGATCACTTTCTCATCAAGTAGATAATCCTGGAATGACAAAATCATATGTGACTTCCTGTACTAAGGAACCAGGAGCTTTTAATAAGCACAGTGATACATTTACAACCAGTGATTTTGAGGATGATTGGGAAAACTTACTAAGTAATGAACCTTTTGTTATGCAAAATATTGAAATGTCTGAACTTTTCGCTGCCCCTGAAACAGCCCAGATTACTGATCAAAaggaaatttgtacctttaacagtaaaaatggtaaaagtaaGTCGGGAATGAATACAAGTCTAGATACCAGGTTAAGGGATTCAAAAATTTTACAAGATCTTCCTTCAAAGACATGGAACAGTGAATTAACAGATGCTGCAAAATACAGATTTTCACCAAAGCCGAATGATAAACCAAATAAATTCTCATCcactggaaataaaatgaaattggagAAATCTTTTAATACAATTGTTGTTCAAGACAAAATTCAAGAGTGTGCAGTTGCATCTAATCTGGCAAAAGTAAATGAAGATACTCATATTAAATTTACTTCTAATGTAAATGCTTCTGAAAAAAAGTCTACTTTGAACCCAGGATGTTCTaatgaacaaaaaaataagtCCATTTTTAATCAGTCTTTGAAGGCACCTACTAATGTCGAGCCTTTAGGCTCTGCAACTTTGGGCAATAAAACCAGTGTTTGTAACCCAAATCAGACTAATGTATCAAAGCTTCGTTCTTTCTTTGATGATTGGAATGATACATCATTTACCAATGAAATTGTTAAAGCCTGTCATCACTTAGAGAATACCTGGGAAGCAGATGATGTAGATGATGATTTATTATACCAAGCATGTGATGATATTGAAAGACTAACTCAGGAGCAAGACATTAGAGTGGACAGCAAGACATCAGAAAGTGTATTTGGGATCAATAATAGTTCTAAACACGGAGCCAAAAACGTGTTTACTACACCTAAACAAGGAAGTCCGTTGGTGCAATCAGAGCATTTGAATCTGAACAGCGTTTCAGTGCAAACATCTTCATTGACAGATagcttacaaataaataaatcaatgaagatggagaaaagggaaatttgtGGAAATTCTCCGGGGTTTTTAGGTGCCACGACAAATTTGACTATATATTCTAAGAACTCAAATTGTCAGATCAATAATCTACATGTCTCTTGGAATAACACTGATGTTCCAAAACAAGTGAATAGTTCCAAATCGGTTCTTACAGGAAGTTCAAGTTTGAATGTGAGTTCAGATCACATGAGTACAGAAATTGCTGCTAATAAGAAGAAATTGAGTACTCCACATCTATCGCATAGCACTGTAACAGATGAAGCTCAGAGTGACCTTAACAGAGCAGTGAGATTTTCTAAGTACATGTTTACAAAGataaaaaattctcaaattcTTTCTCAGTTTAATAACAATTGTATAACAGGAAGTATCTCTGGTACCAAAATCACACAGGgtttgcagaaaaataaaactgtcaaccCATTATGTGGGAAGGCTGTTCAACAGCAGTCTTTGGGGAAATTTTCTGAATCTTTGAAACAAACTTCAAAAG aggaagaagagaaaaatagaaagtattctcctgaagaaattcagagaaaaagacaagaagcACTGGTTCGAAGAATGGCCAAAGCACAGGCATCATCTGTAAAGAAAGACAGCTCCCACTTAACTTGA
- the ETAA1 gene encoding ewing's tumor-associated antigen 1 isoform X2, with the protein MSRRRKYADSPGLKNTPRKAAATEECSSVVQTGKRRLRSARGSGPCGAGERPLRPLPQQEQPPVAASCSKSNPEGETWAAGSPWASAPQLQRPARDQETPGAEMYETPKRMLQMDLLSSAFSSPNDPDGQNDIFWDQNSPMTKQLGKGRKKRIYTTDSDEISHIVNRIAPQDEKPTTDSMLGVWIGATAIPCTPSVAKGKSRAKLSCTKLKSQNQEEELMKLAKQFDKNMEELDVIQEQNKRNHDLIQMISEAETLNNYRDNVQMQLLHDIVPEIDNAMIKKPVKENRIFVVNDQNSSQKPFDQNAEAAFIAIFDGSTQKCSGQLSQDLSDAFLSTSSTTFGKKNALKEENIITNETLVTEKLPNKTQGSLSHQVDNPGMTKSYVTSCTKEPGAFNKHSDTFTTSDFEDDWENLLSNEPFVMQNIEMSELFAAPETAQITDQKEICTFNSKNGKSKSGMNTSLDTRLRDSKILQDLPSKTWNSELTDAAKYRFSPKPNDKPNKFSSTGNKMKLEKSFNTIVVQDKIQECAVASNLAKVNEDTHIKFTSNVNASEKKSTLNPGCSNEQKNKSIFNQSLKAPTNVEPLGSATLGNKTSVCNPNQTNVSKLRSFFDDWNDTSFTNEIVKACHHLENTWEADDVDDDLLYQACDDIERLTQEQDIRVDSKTSESVFGINNSSKHGAKNVFTTPKQGSPLVQSEHLNLNSVSVQTSSLTDSLQINKSMKMEKREICGNSPGFLGATTNLTIYSKNSNCQINNLHVSWNNTDVPKQVNSSKSVLTGSSSLNVSSDHMSTEIAANKKKLSTPHLSHSTVTDEAQSDLNRAVRFSKYMFTKIKNSQILSQFNNNCITGSISGTKITQGLQKNKTVNPLCGKAVQQQSLGKFSESLKQTSKGFSYTSCTSVPQTEGRREK; encoded by the exons ATGAGTCGGCGAAGGAAATATGCGGACAGCCCTGGCCTGAAGAACACGCCGCGCAAAGCGGCGGCGACTGAGGAATGCAGCTCGGTGGTCCAAACGGGGAAGAGGCGGCTGAGGTCGGCCCGCGGttcagggccctgtggggctggAGAGAGGCCTCTCCGGCCTCTGCCGCAGCAAGAGCAGCCGCCAGTAGCCGCTTCGTGCAGTAAAAGTAACCCCGAGGGTGAGACGTGGGCAGCGGGGTCTCCCTGGGCTTCGGCGCCGCAGCTTCAGAGGCCAGCTCGTGACCAGGAAACCCCGGGTGCAG AAATGTATGAAACACCAAAGAGAATGCTGCAGATGGATTTATTGTCATCTGCCTTCAGTTCTCCTAATGATCCAGATGGACAGAATGATATCTTTTGGGATCAGAATTCTCCAATGACGAAACAGTTAG gtaaaggaagaaaaaagcggATTTACACCACAGATAGTGATGAAATCTCACATATTGTTAATCGCATTGCTCCTCAG GATGAGAAACCAACAACAGACTCCATGCTGGGCGTGTGGATTGGTGCAACTGCTATTCCTTGCACTCCTAGTGTAGCAAAAGGAAAATCAAGAGCAAAACTCAGCTGCACAAA gTTAAAATCACAAAATCAGGAGGAGGAACTTATGAAATTGGCTAAgcaatttgataaaaatatggaAGAGCTAGATGTGATTCAAGAGCAAAACAAGAGAAATCATGATCTTATCCAGATGATTTCAGAAGCAGAGACTTTAAATAATTACAGAGATAATGTACAGATGCAGTTACTACATGATATAGTTCCTGAAATAGATAATGCTATGATAAAGAAGCCAGTGAAAGAAAACAGGATATTTGTGGTAAATGATCAAAACAGCAGTCAGAAGCCATTTGACCAAAATGCTGAAGCAGCCTTTATCGCCATTTTTGATGGTTCTACTCAGAAATGTAGTGGACAGTTAAGCCAAGATCTGTCAGATGCTTTCTTGAGCACCAGTAGTACTACCTTTGGAAAGAAAAACGCTTTGAAAGAGGAGAACATCATTACTAATGAAACTCTGGTCACTGAAAAACTACCAAATAAAACCCAAGGATCACTTTCTCATCAAGTAGATAATCCTGGAATGACAAAATCATATGTGACTTCCTGTACTAAGGAACCAGGAGCTTTTAATAAGCACAGTGATACATTTACAACCAGTGATTTTGAGGATGATTGGGAAAACTTACTAAGTAATGAACCTTTTGTTATGCAAAATATTGAAATGTCTGAACTTTTCGCTGCCCCTGAAACAGCCCAGATTACTGATCAAAaggaaatttgtacctttaacagtaaaaatggtaaaagtaaGTCGGGAATGAATACAAGTCTAGATACCAGGTTAAGGGATTCAAAAATTTTACAAGATCTTCCTTCAAAGACATGGAACAGTGAATTAACAGATGCTGCAAAATACAGATTTTCACCAAAGCCGAATGATAAACCAAATAAATTCTCATCcactggaaataaaatgaaattggagAAATCTTTTAATACAATTGTTGTTCAAGACAAAATTCAAGAGTGTGCAGTTGCATCTAATCTGGCAAAAGTAAATGAAGATACTCATATTAAATTTACTTCTAATGTAAATGCTTCTGAAAAAAAGTCTACTTTGAACCCAGGATGTTCTaatgaacaaaaaaataagtCCATTTTTAATCAGTCTTTGAAGGCACCTACTAATGTCGAGCCTTTAGGCTCTGCAACTTTGGGCAATAAAACCAGTGTTTGTAACCCAAATCAGACTAATGTATCAAAGCTTCGTTCTTTCTTTGATGATTGGAATGATACATCATTTACCAATGAAATTGTTAAAGCCTGTCATCACTTAGAGAATACCTGGGAAGCAGATGATGTAGATGATGATTTATTATACCAAGCATGTGATGATATTGAAAGACTAACTCAGGAGCAAGACATTAGAGTGGACAGCAAGACATCAGAAAGTGTATTTGGGATCAATAATAGTTCTAAACACGGAGCCAAAAACGTGTTTACTACACCTAAACAAGGAAGTCCGTTGGTGCAATCAGAGCATTTGAATCTGAACAGCGTTTCAGTGCAAACATCTTCATTGACAGATagcttacaaataaataaatcaatgaagatggagaaaagggaaatttgtGGAAATTCTCCGGGGTTTTTAGGTGCCACGACAAATTTGACTATATATTCTAAGAACTCAAATTGTCAGATCAATAATCTACATGTCTCTTGGAATAACACTGATGTTCCAAAACAAGTGAATAGTTCCAAATCGGTTCTTACAGGAAGTTCAAGTTTGAATGTGAGTTCAGATCACATGAGTACAGAAATTGCTGCTAATAAGAAGAAATTGAGTACTCCACATCTATCGCATAGCACTGTAACAGATGAAGCTCAGAGTGACCTTAACAGAGCAGTGAGATTTTCTAAGTACATGTTTACAAAGataaaaaattctcaaattcTTTCTCAGTTTAATAACAATTGTATAACAGGAAGTATCTCTGGTACCAAAATCACACAGGgtttgcagaaaaataaaactgtcaaccCATTATGTGGGAAGGCTGTTCAACAGCAGTCTTTGGGGAAATTTTCTGAATCTTTGAAACAAACTTCAAAAG GCTTCAGCTACACCAGCTGTACTTCAGTTCCTCAAACAGA aggaagaagagaaaaatag
- the ETAA1 gene encoding ewing's tumor-associated antigen 1 isoform X3, with amino-acid sequence MSRRRKYADSPGLKNTPRKAAATEECSSVVQTGKRRLRSARGSGPCGAGERPLRPLPQQEQPPVAASCSKSNPEEMYETPKRMLQMDLLSSAFSSPNDPDGQNDIFWDQNSPMTKQLGKGRKKRIYTTDSDEISHIVNRIAPQDEKPTTDSMLGVWIGATAIPCTPSVAKGKSRAKLSCTKLKSQNQEEELMKLAKQFDKNMEELDVIQEQNKRNHDLIQMISEAETLNNYRDNVQMQLLHDIVPEIDNAMIKKPVKENRIFVVNDQNSSQKPFDQNAEAAFIAIFDGSTQKCSGQLSQDLSDAFLSTSSTTFGKKNALKEENIITNETLVTEKLPNKTQGSLSHQVDNPGMTKSYVTSCTKEPGAFNKHSDTFTTSDFEDDWENLLSNEPFVMQNIEMSELFAAPETAQITDQKEICTFNSKNGKSKSGMNTSLDTRLRDSKILQDLPSKTWNSELTDAAKYRFSPKPNDKPNKFSSTGNKMKLEKSFNTIVVQDKIQECAVASNLAKVNEDTHIKFTSNVNASEKKSTLNPGCSNEQKNKSIFNQSLKAPTNVEPLGSATLGNKTSVCNPNQTNVSKLRSFFDDWNDTSFTNEIVKACHHLENTWEADDVDDDLLYQACDDIERLTQEQDIRVDSKTSESVFGINNSSKHGAKNVFTTPKQGSPLVQSEHLNLNSVSVQTSSLTDSLQINKSMKMEKREICGNSPGFLGATTNLTIYSKNSNCQINNLHVSWNNTDVPKQVNSSKSVLTGSSSLNVSSDHMSTEIAANKKKLSTPHLSHSTVTDEAQSDLNRAVRFSKYMFTKIKNSQILSQFNNNCITGSISGTKITQGLQKNKTVNPLCGKAVQQQSLGKFSESLKQTSKEEEEKNRKYSPEEIQRKRQEALVRRMAKAQASSVKKDSSHLT; translated from the exons ATGAGTCGGCGAAGGAAATATGCGGACAGCCCTGGCCTGAAGAACACGCCGCGCAAAGCGGCGGCGACTGAGGAATGCAGCTCGGTGGTCCAAACGGGGAAGAGGCGGCTGAGGTCGGCCCGCGGttcagggccctgtggggctggAGAGAGGCCTCTCCGGCCTCTGCCGCAGCAAGAGCAGCCGCCAGTAGCCGCTTCGTGCAGTAAAAGTAACCCCGAGG AAATGTATGAAACACCAAAGAGAATGCTGCAGATGGATTTATTGTCATCTGCCTTCAGTTCTCCTAATGATCCAGATGGACAGAATGATATCTTTTGGGATCAGAATTCTCCAATGACGAAACAGTTAG gtaaaggaagaaaaaagcggATTTACACCACAGATAGTGATGAAATCTCACATATTGTTAATCGCATTGCTCCTCAG GATGAGAAACCAACAACAGACTCCATGCTGGGCGTGTGGATTGGTGCAACTGCTATTCCTTGCACTCCTAGTGTAGCAAAAGGAAAATCAAGAGCAAAACTCAGCTGCACAAA gTTAAAATCACAAAATCAGGAGGAGGAACTTATGAAATTGGCTAAgcaatttgataaaaatatggaAGAGCTAGATGTGATTCAAGAGCAAAACAAGAGAAATCATGATCTTATCCAGATGATTTCAGAAGCAGAGACTTTAAATAATTACAGAGATAATGTACAGATGCAGTTACTACATGATATAGTTCCTGAAATAGATAATGCTATGATAAAGAAGCCAGTGAAAGAAAACAGGATATTTGTGGTAAATGATCAAAACAGCAGTCAGAAGCCATTTGACCAAAATGCTGAAGCAGCCTTTATCGCCATTTTTGATGGTTCTACTCAGAAATGTAGTGGACAGTTAAGCCAAGATCTGTCAGATGCTTTCTTGAGCACCAGTAGTACTACCTTTGGAAAGAAAAACGCTTTGAAAGAGGAGAACATCATTACTAATGAAACTCTGGTCACTGAAAAACTACCAAATAAAACCCAAGGATCACTTTCTCATCAAGTAGATAATCCTGGAATGACAAAATCATATGTGACTTCCTGTACTAAGGAACCAGGAGCTTTTAATAAGCACAGTGATACATTTACAACCAGTGATTTTGAGGATGATTGGGAAAACTTACTAAGTAATGAACCTTTTGTTATGCAAAATATTGAAATGTCTGAACTTTTCGCTGCCCCTGAAACAGCCCAGATTACTGATCAAAaggaaatttgtacctttaacagtaaaaatggtaaaagtaaGTCGGGAATGAATACAAGTCTAGATACCAGGTTAAGGGATTCAAAAATTTTACAAGATCTTCCTTCAAAGACATGGAACAGTGAATTAACAGATGCTGCAAAATACAGATTTTCACCAAAGCCGAATGATAAACCAAATAAATTCTCATCcactggaaataaaatgaaattggagAAATCTTTTAATACAATTGTTGTTCAAGACAAAATTCAAGAGTGTGCAGTTGCATCTAATCTGGCAAAAGTAAATGAAGATACTCATATTAAATTTACTTCTAATGTAAATGCTTCTGAAAAAAAGTCTACTTTGAACCCAGGATGTTCTaatgaacaaaaaaataagtCCATTTTTAATCAGTCTTTGAAGGCACCTACTAATGTCGAGCCTTTAGGCTCTGCAACTTTGGGCAATAAAACCAGTGTTTGTAACCCAAATCAGACTAATGTATCAAAGCTTCGTTCTTTCTTTGATGATTGGAATGATACATCATTTACCAATGAAATTGTTAAAGCCTGTCATCACTTAGAGAATACCTGGGAAGCAGATGATGTAGATGATGATTTATTATACCAAGCATGTGATGATATTGAAAGACTAACTCAGGAGCAAGACATTAGAGTGGACAGCAAGACATCAGAAAGTGTATTTGGGATCAATAATAGTTCTAAACACGGAGCCAAAAACGTGTTTACTACACCTAAACAAGGAAGTCCGTTGGTGCAATCAGAGCATTTGAATCTGAACAGCGTTTCAGTGCAAACATCTTCATTGACAGATagcttacaaataaataaatcaatgaagatggagaaaagggaaatttgtGGAAATTCTCCGGGGTTTTTAGGTGCCACGACAAATTTGACTATATATTCTAAGAACTCAAATTGTCAGATCAATAATCTACATGTCTCTTGGAATAACACTGATGTTCCAAAACAAGTGAATAGTTCCAAATCGGTTCTTACAGGAAGTTCAAGTTTGAATGTGAGTTCAGATCACATGAGTACAGAAATTGCTGCTAATAAGAAGAAATTGAGTACTCCACATCTATCGCATAGCACTGTAACAGATGAAGCTCAGAGTGACCTTAACAGAGCAGTGAGATTTTCTAAGTACATGTTTACAAAGataaaaaattctcaaattcTTTCTCAGTTTAATAACAATTGTATAACAGGAAGTATCTCTGGTACCAAAATCACACAGGgtttgcagaaaaataaaactgtcaaccCATTATGTGGGAAGGCTGTTCAACAGCAGTCTTTGGGGAAATTTTCTGAATCTTTGAAACAAACTTCAAAAG aggaagaagagaaaaatagaaagtattctcctgaagaaattcagagaaaaagacaagaagcACTGGTTCGAAGAATGGCCAAAGCACAGGCATCATCTGTAAAGAAAGACAGCTCCCACTTAACTTGA